The region ATCATCAGCGCTATATTTCAAGGCATTATCGAGCAAATTCCAAATCACTCGCTCCATCCAAATTGGGTCAACTCGTACCAACGGCGTAGCCTGAAGCTCCACGTTGATCCGTGGATTGGCTAAACCACCATTGATCGTGGTAATTAATTGACCAACCAACTCGCCAAAATCCAATAAACATGGGCTAATTAAGGTTTCGCCAGCATTGATTCGCGCAACATCAACCAATAACGAAAGATAATCGCGCATGCGATCAGATTGGGCAATAATTGATTGCAAACGATTTAACTCGCGTTCGCTACGATTTTCAGTTTTAGCCCGCCGCAACAGCAAATCGGCACTCCCACGAATCGTCGTCAGTGGATTTTTCAAATCGTGCACGATAGTAGCAATGGCATTATCGCGATCACTTTCTTGCAATTTCCAGCCAGTAATATCTTGAAAGACGGCAACCGCACCAATCAAATTACCGCGATTATCGTGAATTGGCGAGGTATTGGCCAAAATTGGAATTTCGCTGCCATCGGGGCGACGCAAAATCAACTCATGTTTGAGAAATGGCTCGCCAGTTCGAATCACACGGGCAATCCCCGAATCACCAGCAGGCAAGCGCGTGCCATCAGGTTTGTGCAAACCAAAATGATTGTAGCCTTCAACTGGTACAGAATGGAGTGGATGTTGCCACAATTGCTCGGCCTGACGATTGGCCAAAATCAACTGGCCATCGGGCGCTAAACCGACAACTACACCTTCGGGCAACACATCGATAATGCTTTGCAACAACGATTGATGCAGATCACCAAGATTTTCGTGCTCATGCGGCTCGACATAGCTGGTGCGCAAACGCCCGATCCAGCCTTCCAGCAAGGCCTGAATAATCATTACTTGGGCTGGGCTGAAATTATGCGCAGGATTAAATTTGGCGGCGTAAAACGCTTCATAGACAAAAATCAAGGTAGCTTTTTCGACGTTTAATGCCTGCTCAGCGCTCATCATCAGGCCTTCGGGCTGGCCTGCGCTTGGCGTAACACAATGATATTCACCAGAAGCAGTGCGGCTCCAAATCGTTACGTCAACTTGAAAGGCCGCACTGAGTGATTGAGCCAAGGCAACCAACGATTGGGGCGCTTCGGTTGTAATACGGCGCGAAAAGTCTTCAATCATAGCCCATTCGCGACTGGTTATATTCATTCAGGATTCCTTCCACATATCGTTTGGTTGCAAGGCAGATTAAGCTTATTCTGAGTTTGGTTTGATCGTGCGTCCGATAATTGCTTCGTAGCGTTGGGCTAGGGCGGTATAATCCGAGCGTGGGTCAAGCGCTTTTTGGGCGATCCACATTTGTTGGGCGAGGCCGCCAGCCCACAATGGCACACCACTGGCACGGGCAGTATCTAACACAGCGTTTAAATCTTTGGCCAACAATTCAGCGGCAAAGCCTTTGTTGTAATCGCCGCTGAACACGGTTTCGGGCAGCCAACGTTCCAATAAATAGTTTGAGGCGGTGGCATTTAACAATACATGGCGAATCGTTTCAGCTTCAACGCCATTGGCCACACCAAAGGCCAACGCTTCGATATTGGCCATGGCAATAATGCTGATCGCCAGATTATTGCAAAGCTTGACGACTGAGCCAGAACCACTAGCGCCGATATAGCTGACTGCGCCACCCAGTACCTCCAAAACTGCTTGGCAGCGCTCGAATGTGCTTGGTTCGCCACCCACCATAATCGCCAACTCGCCAGTTTTAGCACGGGCTGGGCCACCACTGACTGGCGCATCGAGCATGGCAATTTGACGCTCGGCGAGTTGGGCGGCAATCGCCCGGCTGGCGGTAGGAGCAATCGTGCTCATATCAATACAGATACTGCCCGCCGCCATACCATATGCAGCACCATTCGTGCCAAGCAATGCCGCCTCAACTTGAGGTGCATCAGGCACCATCGTAATCACAATATCGCTATTTTCGCCCAATGCTTGGTAGTTTTCGGCAATGCTTGCCCCTTGCAATGCCAACTGTTCAGCAGCTTCGCGCCGTTGATGTACGCCAACCGTCAATTGATAGCCTGCTTGAAGCAAATTCGCCGCCATCGGCGCTCCCATCGCGCCCAAGCCAATCAGGCCAATTCGTGGTTTTTGCATGATGATTCCTCAATACCCAAGCCAATTATGCTTCCGGCCAGCCTGGCTCAGTAATCGCCATATCCAAGGCATCGTTGAAACGATTAAACATCGAAAAAAGGCTAGTTGTGGCGGTTAATTCAACAATTTCGCCTTCATCGAAATGCTCACGCAAGCTCGCCCATAGTTCGTCGCTGATACCTTTGGCATTTAAGGTTACTTGCTCAGCATAACGCAAAGCCACTCGTTCACGCTCAGTCCAACGTGCATCATCGGGCGCTTGCAAGGCATCAATATTTTCTTGCGAAAGCCCAAGGTTGCGCAAAATCGTTGAGTGCGAGGTCAAGCAGTAGGAGCATTCGTTTAATTGTGATGTGCGTACCACGACCATCTCTTTTAAGCGTAAATCCAGTGTACCAGTGCTTAGTACAGCGCTCATCAAATTGCTGGCGGCGATCATCATTTCAGGGCGGCGGGCAAACGTGCGAAACATATTTGGCACATTGCCGCGCTTGGCAAAAAAGCCCTCGAAGACTTTCAGCGATTCAGGATCAACTTCGTTGGGCGCAAGCGGTTTTAATCGGGGCATTACAAGGAACCTCCACTAGTTTGAGTTGGTACAATTCAGCAAATTATAAACAAACCCGCCCGATTGCAAGCACAATCATACAGGCGGGTTGCTGCGATGGAATCAGCCCAATCCAGCTTTAGTAGCGTGGTTGGCGACTGCTGCGAATAATCCAAATCGTGCCAAAGACGATCAAGAGCAAGCCCCCAATCCCTGCTAGCCAAATCCACAAAGGCACTGATGGGGTTGGCGCTGGGTTATTGGGCAAGCTTGGGTTACTAGGAGCCGATGAGCGTGGTTGTTCGCTAAATCGATCAGCTGGAGCAGTATCGTCGGGCAAGATTTGAGCTGGGCCAGAGCCTTGGGCTTCGGGCAAGGTGCTGCGCCATTCGCTATCCAAGGTATCAAGGCTGCGATTCAAGACTGTTTGCACGGCCACATCATCGGTCACGCCACTTTTGAATTGAGCGACAAGCTTGGTAATCGACTCGATGCCATAAGTAGCCTCGATATAGCGCACCACACTTTCACTTTGGGCATACGAAAGCAGAGCTTTTTCAGGGTCGGAAGGAAAATTCGAAGCCAAAGCGCGTAACGGAATCAGCTCACCATTTTTGGCAGCCTGCTCAACCATTTGGCTAAACCCAGCGTCGGGTGAATCTTGGTTGGCAACCGCCAAACCTTCATCGAACCAGACTGGCATACCACCATAATTATTGTTGGTTGCTTGATGCAGCACCAAATGGCTCAATTCATGCGGCACTAAACGCCCTAATTCAGCATCATCGCCAGCATCAATCGATCCAATAATCAAGCCAAGGTCAGGTCGGGCTTGACCGCCAATCCAATCGGCTGAGTTGGGGGGCAACGCGCCGCGCATATCGCGGGTATTGCTGTAGATCGAGATCGTCATGGGATCTTCGACCGAGCCACCGATTCGCTGCTCAAGCCGATCAAGCCCACCAAGCGCACTATCGAGCAGCGCTTGGCCCCAAGCTTCATCGCCATCATACCAGCGCACGGTAATGCCACGCGAGCTTTTTTCTTGCCAATTGAAACGAGTATCTTGATATTGCACCGATTGCTCGGGCGTTTCAGTAATCGTGCCATCTTCAGCAACAAGCTGCCATTTATAGCGCACAGTCACGCCAACTGGCAAAAACTCGATGCTGGTATCGCGGGTAAAACTGGCTTCAATTGAGGTACCAGGTTGCCATTTAGCCTCAGCCTCGGTATAAGCTGGCACATCGCCGGGCTGTACACCCAAGGCATATAAAAATGTCACTTCGCGAATTGGCGAACTTGATTCAGCTTCCAGCTCAAAAATCACGTTTTCGCCAAAGCTGCTAGTTGCGTCGTTACGCGAGATTTTGGCTGGCTCAGCCGCCTGAGCCGTAGCCTGAAAACCCAGAACAAGCAAACATCCTAGCATCCACAACACTACTCGTCGCATACAAACCTCACTACTCTGTGCCTTCGGTTCTCCAGCGCAAGAAGGCATCGATAAATAAATCAATCTCGCCATCGAGCACTGCTTGGGTATTCGATGTTTCGACGTTAGTACGATGATCTTTAACCCGCCGATCATCAAGCACATACGAACGAATTTGATTGCCCCAAGCGGCATCGCGATGTTCGCCCTTGAGTTTGGTGCGTTCAGCAGCTTGGCGGGCTAGTTCACGCTCCAACAACCGCGCCCGCAAGACATTCATCGCGGTTTCTTTATTTTGCAATTGCGAACGTTCATTTTGACAGGTTACAATAATTTCATCGGGCGTACCACCACGATAAACCAAGCGCACCGCTGAGTCAGTCGTATTGACCCCCTGACCACCATGGCCACCAGCCCGATAAACGTCAACCCGCAGATCTTCGGGATTAATTTTGACTTCGGCAGCATCATCGACTTCGGGCAACACTTCAACCCGCGCAAACGAGGTATGGCGGCGATGGTTGGCATCAAAGGGCGAAAGCCGCACTAAGCGATGAATCCCAGCTTCGGCCTTAGCATAACCATAAGCATAGGGGCCGCGCAATTCTAAGGTAGCACTTTTGATGCCTGCCTCTTCGCCGTCCATCATATCAACGATGGTGGTACGGAAACCTTGGCTTTCGCCCCAACGACTATACATGCGCAACAACATCTGCGCCCAATCCTGCGATTCAACCCCACCAGCGCCCGATTGAATTGAGATAAAAGCATTGGTGCTATCGTATTTTTCGCCCAGCAAAATGCTCAATTCAAGCTGATCGACCGATTTGGTCAAGCCATTGACCTCACGCTCAATTTGGCTGAGCGAATCAGCATCATCAGCCGAAAGTTGCAAGAGATCGCGCAGGGTTGCCAAATCGACTGCTAAACTATCCCACATTTTCAATTCTTCTTGCATACGAGCAAGCCGTTGTAAAATGCTCTGGGCCTGTTGCGGGTTATCCCACAAGCTTGGTTCGGCAGCTTGATGCTCTAAATCATGCAATTCAGCTTGTTTGGCAGCCCAGTCAAAGCCGCCCCCTTAGCGCATCGAATCGCGCTTGCAACGAGTTTAGGGCCGCCCGAAGATCAATAAACTCTGTCATGAACGGTAGTTCCTCTAGGTAGTTAAACACAAGATCGAGTGGGTTTAGCACTCGATCTCATGATACTCGAAAGCGTTAATTTTGCGAAGGGTTTCGTTACTCAACCCAAGGGTGTACTCCAGCAATCTTTGGCGCTATTGATTGTTCGCCACCCTTCCGTCCCTCCGCCGGAGGGAAACGCAGGAGGTTTTCATCCCCCTGCACCCCCTAAATTGCGATTGTTAGCTTATAACCAACCTTCGTTTTAACAAAATCTTTATGTTTTAGTTGGTAACCCACGGCGCATAGACATGATGGGTTGACGGCACTGGTGTCGTAACCGTGGTTGTAGCCGTTGGCGTGTTGCTTGGCGTAACACTTGGCTCAAGCGTTGCCGTCGGTGTTTCGGTTACCGTCGCGGTTGGTGTATTGGTCGGTGTGTTCGTCGGCGTTTCGGTTGCTGTTGCTGTAATCGTCGCAGTGATCGTGGCAATTTCGGTTGCCGTCACGGTCGCGGTTTCAGTCGCGGTCGCGGTGATCGTGGCGATTTCGGTTGGCGTAGCAGTTGCAACGTCCGTTGCAGTGGCAGTAATCGTTGCAATCTCGGTTGGGGTATTGGTTGGTACTTCGGTAAACGTCGCCGTGGCAGTATTAGTTGGTGTGTTGATCGGCGTATTGGTTGGGGTATTCGTAGCAGTTGCCGTCGCCGTGGCGGTTGGTACGGTTGGCACAGGGGTATTGGTGTTGGTTGGAATTGGCGTAGCCGTGGCATTGCTATCAATAATATTAATCACAATTTGATAGGGTGTGCCTTGCGTGCCAGTTCCACCCGAACCAGTGAAGGTTGCAGCTTTGA is a window of Herpetosiphon gulosus DNA encoding:
- a CDS encoding NAD(P)-dependent oxidoreductase, whose product is MQKPRIGLIGLGAMGAPMAANLLQAGYQLTVGVHQRREAAEQLALQGASIAENYQALGENSDIVITMVPDAPQVEAALLGTNGAAYGMAAGSICIDMSTIAPTASRAIAAQLAERQIAMLDAPVSGGPARAKTGELAIMVGGEPSTFERCQAVLEVLGGAVSYIGASGSGSVVKLCNNLAISIIAMANIEALAFGVANGVEAETIRHVLLNATASNYLLERWLPETVFSGDYNKGFAAELLAKDLNAVLDTARASGVPLWAGGLAQQMWIAQKALDPRSDYTALAQRYEAIIGRTIKPNSE
- a CDS encoding ATP-binding protein; translated protein: MNITSREWAMIEDFSRRITTEAPQSLVALAQSLSAAFQVDVTIWSRTASGEYHCVTPSAGQPEGLMMSAEQALNVEKATLIFVYEAFYAAKFNPAHNFSPAQVMIIQALLEGWIGRLRTSYVEPHEHENLGDLHQSLLQSIIDVLPEGVVVGLAPDGQLILANRQAEQLWQHPLHSVPVEGYNHFGLHKPDGTRLPAGDSGIARVIRTGEPFLKHELILRRPDGSEIPILANTSPIHDNRGNLIGAVAVFQDITGWKLQESDRDNAIATIVHDLKNPLTTIRGSADLLLRRAKTENRSERELNRLQSIIAQSDRMRDYLSLLVDVARINAGETLISPCLLDFGELVGQLITTINGGLANPRINVELQATPLVRVDPIWMERVIWNLLDNALKYSADDTAIDVRLELEQDQVLLSICDAGLGIDPQDLERIFERFTRGRHTQRVGGTGLGLYTVRAVVRAHGGSILVASEGLGRGSCFTLSLPVEANE
- the prfB gene encoding peptide chain release factor 2 (programmed frameshift); this encodes MTEFIDLRAALNSLQARFDALRGRLDWAAKQAELHDLEHQAAEPSLWDNPQQAQSILQRLARMQEELKMWDSLAVDLATLRDLLQLSADDADSLSQIEREVNGLTKSVDQLELSILLGEKYDSTNAFISIQSGAGGVESQDWAQMLLRMYSRWGESQGFRTTIVDMMDGEEAGIKSATLELRGPYAYGYAKAEAGIHRLVRLSPFDANHRRHTSFARVEVLPEVDDAAEVKINPEDLRVDVYRAGGHGGQGVNTTDSAVRLVYRGGTPDEIIVTCQNERSQLQNKETAMNVLRARLLERELARQAAERTKLKGEHRDAAWGNQIRSYVLDDRRVKDHRTNVETSNTQAVLDGEIDLFIDAFLRWRTEGTE
- a CDS encoding peroxidase-related enzyme (This protein belongs to a clade of uncharacterized proteins related to peroxidases such as the alkylhydroperoxidase AhpD.), which encodes MPRLKPLAPNEVDPESLKVFEGFFAKRGNVPNMFRTFARRPEMMIAASNLMSAVLSTGTLDLRLKEMVVVRTSQLNECSYCLTSHSTILRNLGLSQENIDALQAPDDARWTERERVALRYAEQVTLNAKGISDELWASLREHFDEGEIVELTATTSLFSMFNRFNDALDMAITEPGWPEA
- a CDS encoding peptidase MA family metallohydrolase is translated as MRRVVLWMLGCLLVLGFQATAQAAEPAKISRNDATSSFGENVIFELEAESSSPIREVTFLYALGVQPGDVPAYTEAEAKWQPGTSIEASFTRDTSIEFLPVGVTVRYKWQLVAEDGTITETPEQSVQYQDTRFNWQEKSSRGITVRWYDGDEAWGQALLDSALGGLDRLEQRIGGSVEDPMTISIYSNTRDMRGALPPNSADWIGGQARPDLGLIIGSIDAGDDAELGRLVPHELSHLVLHQATNNNYGGMPVWFDEGLAVANQDSPDAGFSQMVEQAAKNGELIPLRALASNFPSDPEKALLSYAQSESVVRYIEATYGIESITKLVAQFKSGVTDDVAVQTVLNRSLDTLDSEWRSTLPEAQGSGPAQILPDDTAPADRFSEQPRSSAPSNPSLPNNPAPTPSVPLWIWLAGIGGLLLIVFGTIWIIRSSRQPRY